The sequence AACCCCGCGCACAGCCTGTCTCCTGGCTGCCGCGGCCGCCCATGGCGTGACTACTGCCCGGGCCTCTCGACGAACTCGAACGGCAAGCCGCGGCGGCGCATCCATTCGCCTAGCGCCTGGCCCGTGCCCGCGCGCCACGGACGCAGCTTCGCCGGTTCGACAAGCCGATATTCGAGCAACTCCGGCGACAGCGCAATCTCCCCATGCGCGCGCACGTGATACGCGATGATCAGCTCGTTCTTGCGGATGAATTCATAGACGCCGATGAGCTCGGCCGTCTCGACGTGCAGCGACGTCTCTTCGAGCACCTCGCGAGCGATGCCCGCTTCGGGCGTTTCGCCGTTCTCGAGGAAGCCGGTGATCAGCGCGAATACCCCTTCGGCCCAGGCCGCGTTGCGAGCGAGCAGGATCTTGCCTTCGTACTCGACGATCGCGGCAACGACCGGCACCGGATTGTTCCAGTGCACGAAGCCGCAGGTGTCGTCGGGACACGCCCGGCGCGGCAGGCCGCCATCCGTATCGACGTCGGCTCGTTCGATCAAAGACTTGGCACAGCGCGGGCAGAATTGGTAATCGGACATACGCAGAGTGTGGATGGCGCGGGCACGTCCGGCGAGGCGACATCAATCCGCCACCGCCGGCGAACGGACATTTTAGCGATTTTGGGTCGCATGCGCCGGTGGTCCGCTCAAGCATAAAAAAACCGCGGGCACCGATGCCCGCGGCTTCCTTCTATTGCGTCGACAGCCGGCCGCTAGAGCAGCCCGCCGTCACTTGCAACAGCCTGCGTTACCGCCGCCGTTACAGTTGCGAAGCGACCCAACCCTGCACGCCGGCCAGCGCCTTCGACAGATTCGCCGGCTCCGTGCCGCCTGCCTGCGCCATGTCCGGCCGGCCGCCGCCCTTGCCGCCCACTTGCTGAGCGACGAAGTTGACGAGCTCGCCCGCCTTCACTTTCTTGCTCGCGTCCGGCGTCACGCCCGCGATCAGGCTGACCTTGCCGCCTTCGACCGACGCCAGCACGATCGCCGCGTGCTTGAGCTTGTCCTTGAGCTTGTCGACCGTTTCGCGCAGCGTCTTCACATCCGCGCCTTCGAGCGTCGCGGCGAGCACCTGCACGCCCGACACTTCGATCGCCTGACCGGCGAGCTCATCGCCCTGGTTCGACGCGAGCTTCGACTTCAGCGCGCCCAGTTCCTTTTCGAGCGCCTTCACCTGATCCTGCACCTGCGCGATGCGCTGCGTGAGTTCGGCCGGCTGCGCTTTCAGCGCCGCCGCTGCGGCATTGATGCGCGCGTCGAGCTCCTGAACGTAGCGCACCGCGTTGTCGCCCGTGATCGCTTCGACGCGGCGAATGCCGGCCGCGACGCCGCCTTCCATCACGATCTTGAAGAGACCGATATCGCCGCTGCGATGCACGTGCGTGCCGCCGCACAGCTCGCGCGAGAAACCGAGATCGAGCACGCGCACTTCGTCGCCGTACTTTTCGCCGAAGAGCGCCATCGCGCCGCCCTTCACCGCTTCGTCGAACGGCATCACGCGCACGATGCCGGGCGCGTTCGCGAGCACTTCCTGGTTGACGATCGCTTCGACGCGGCGAATTTCGTCGTCCGTCATCGGCGCGTTGTGCGCGAAGTCGAAGCGGGTCTTGTCGGCGTCGACGAGCGAACCCTTCTGCTGGACGTGCGAGCCGAGCACTTCGCGCAGCGCCTTGTGCATCAAGTGAGTGGCCGAGTGGTTGCGGGCCGTGCGGGCGCGGCGGATCGCGTCGATCTCCGCTTTGACGACGTCGCCGACCTTGAGCGTGCCTTGTTCGAGCGTGCCATGATGGCCGACCACGTCGGCCTGCACCTTCAGCGTATCGACGACCGCGAAGCGCACGCTCGCGTTGGCGAGCAGGCCCTGGTCGCCGACCTGGCCGCCCGATTCCGCATAGAACGGCGTGTGATCGAGCACGACGACCGCCGGCTGGCCCTTCGCGACTTCGTTGACAGCCGCGCCGTCGACATAGAGCGCGACCACCTTGGCATCGTCGAACACCTGCTCTTCGTAGCCGTGGAACGTGGTCTTCGCTCCCGAGTATTCGAGACCCTGCGCCATCTTGAACTTGCCTGCGGCGCGCGCCTGCTCGCGCTGGCGCGACATCGCCTCGTCGAACGCCGGCTCGTCGACGCTCATGCCGCGCTCGCGGCAGACGTCCGCCGTCAGGTCGAGCGGGAAGCCGTACGTGTCGTGCAGCTTGAACGCGATTTCGCCGTCGAGCACCTTGCCGCCCTTGGCGTCGAGATCGGCCAGCGCGGCGTCGAGAATCGACATGCCGTGCTCGATCGTCTCGAAGAAGCGTTCTTCTTCCTGGCGCAGCACGTCGGTCACGCGCTGCTCGGCGTCCTTGAGTTCCGGATACGCGCCGCCCATTTCCGCGACGAGATCCGCGACGAGCTTGTGGAAGAACCCGCCCTTGCGGCCGAGCTTGTAGCCGTGGCGGATCGCGCGGCGCACGATCCGGCGCAGCACGTAGCCGCGCCCTTCGTTGCCGGGAATCACGCCGTCGACGATCAGGAACGAGCAGGCGCGGATGTGATCGGCGATCACCTTCAGCGAATTGTTCGACAGATCCGCGACGCCGGTTTCGCGCCCGGCTGCTTTGATGAGCGCCTGGAACAGATCGATTTCGTAGTTGCTGTGCACGTGCTGGAGCACGGCCGCGATGCGCTCGAGACCCATGCCCGTGTCGACGCACTGCTTCGGCAGCGGCGTCATGTTGCCCTGCGCGTCGCGGTTGAACTGCATGAACACGAGGTTCCAGATCTCGATGTAGCGGTCGCCGTCTTCTTCCGGCGATCCCGGGGGGCCGCCCCACACGTCCGGGCCGTGGTCGTAGAAGATTTCCGAGCACGGACCGCACGGACCGGTGTCGGCCATCTGCCAGAAGTTGTCCGACGCGTAGCGCGCGCCCTTGTTGTCGCCGATGCGGATGATGCGCTCGGTCGGCACGCCGACTTCCTTCGCCCAGATGTCGTAGGCTTCGTCGTCTTCCTGATAGACGGTGACCCAGAGCTTGTCCTTCGGCAACTGGTAGACGCCCGTCAGCAGCTCCCACGCGTAGTGGATCGCGTCGCGCTTGAAGTAGTCGCCGAACGAGAAATTGCCGAGCATCTCGAAGAACGTGTGGTGCCGCGCGGTGTAGCCGACATTTTCGAGGTCGTTGTGCTTGCCGCCCGCGCGCACGCTGCGCTGCGCGGTCGTGGCGCGCGAGTACGGACGCGATTCGGCGCCGAGGAAGACGTCTTTGAACTGCACCATCCCCGAATTGGTGAAGAGCAGCGTCGGGTCGTTGCCGGGCACCAGGCTCGACGACCGGACGATCGTGTGGCCCTTCGATTCGAAGAACTTGAGGAATTTCTCGCGGATTTCGGAGGCTTTCATAGCGTGCTGGGGACAGTCTGGCTGGATCGGGCGGCACCGCGCAGGGGTTGCGCCGGTGGGCCTGTGGATGATTGCTTAAACGACTGATTATACGGGATTGCCGCGTGCGCGCAGCCCCTCGGGCCAAGCCGCGGCGAGCGATGGCCAAACGGCCCGGGCTGTCCGGCCGAATGGGCCGAACGGCCCGAATCGCTTACCATCCTTCTGAATTGCCCCGAGAACCGCCCCCCGCGCCCGCCGAGACGAGCGCCGACAACCAGGAGACAGAACCCGAACATGGGAGCCCTAAGCCATATCCGCGTGCTCGACCTCACGCGCGTGCTCGCCGGCCCGTGGTGCGCACAAACGCTCGCCGATTTCGGCGCCGACGTCATCAAGATCGAACGCCCCGGCGCGGGCGACGACACGCGCCACTGGGGCCCGCCGTACCTCAAGACGCCCGACGGCGCCGATACTCAGGAGGCCGCTTACTACCTCGCCGCGAATCGCAACAAGCGCTCGGTGACGGTCGATATCGCGACGCCTGAAGGGCAAAAGATCGTCCGCGAGCTGGCCGCGCAAAGCGACGTCGTGCTCGAGAACTACAAGGCCGGCCAGTTGAAGAAGTACGGCCTCGACTACGCGTCGCTCAAGGAAGTGAAGCCCGATCTGGTCTATTGCTCGATCACGGGCTTCGGGCAGACCGGCCCCCACGCGCAGCGCGCGGGCTACGACTTCATCGTCCAGGGCATCGGCGGCTTCATGAGCATCACGGGCGAGCGCGACGACCTGCCGGGCGGCGGCCCGCAGAAAGCGGGCGTCGCGATCGCCGATCTGATGACCGGCATGTACTCGACCGTCGCCGTACTCGCCGCGCTCGCGCATCGCGACCGCACCGGCGTGGGCCAATACATCGACATGGCGTTGCTCGACGTGCAGGTCGCGATGCTCGCGAACATGAACGCCAATTTTCTGGCGAGCGGCGCGCCGCCCATGCGCTGGGGCAACGCGCATCCGAACATCGTCCCGTATCAGGCCTTCCAGACCAGCGACAGCTGGATCATCGTCGCGGTCGGCAACGACGGGCAGTTCCGCAAGTTCGTCGAAGCCGGCAATCGCACGGAGCTGGCCGACGATGTGCGCTTCGCGACCAACCCCGAGCGCGTGCGCCACCGCGAAGTCCTCGTGCCGATCATCGCGGAGATGGTGAGGACGCGCAGCAAGCACGAGTGGATCGAGCGGCTCGAGGCAGCCGGCGTGCCGTGCGGCCCGATCAACAATCTCGCCGAGGTGTTCGAGCACGAGCAGGTGGTCGCGCGCGGCATGCAAGTCGACTTGCCGCATCCGAGCGGCGCGACCGTGAAGCTCGTGCGCAACCCGATCCGGATGAGCGAAACGCCGCCGCAGGCGCACAGCCACCCGCCGACGCTCGGCGAGCATACGGACAACGTACTGCGCCGCGTGCTCGGCTACGACGATGAAACCATCGCCGCGCTGCGGGGACGCTCGGTGATTTGATCGAAGGCGCCGGATTGGGATGGACGGGCGATCAATCGATCCGGTCAGTCGACCAGCGATGCCAGCAAACGCCGCCCTTCCTCCCAATCGCCGAGCCCGCTTTCGGCGTTGATATGGCCGCGCGGCCCGATATTCACGAAGCGGCTACCCCAGGCGTCGGCGCAGCGTGCGGCGAATTCGGTGCTGCCATACGGATCGTCGCTGCTGGCAACGACGATGGTCGGAAACGGCAGCGGCACGAACGGCACGTTCGCAAAACCGTGCGCTTCGCTCGGAAACGAGACGCTCGTCGGATCGGGCACGGCGACGAACAAGGCGCCCGCCACTTTGGCGAGCTGCTCGGGAGTCGCGACGTGCGTTGCCCAGAAGACCGTCGTCAGACAGCCGAGGCTATGCGCCGCGATCAGCAGCGGATCTTCCTCCGACGCGGCGACAACCGTATCGAGCGTGTCGCACCACGCCTCGCAAACGGCGTTTTCCCAGTCGGGCATCGACACCCGCACGAACATCGGATCGGCAGCTTCCCAGCGGCTTTGCCAGTGGTCCGGTCCTGAATTGGCGTACCCCGGCAGCACGCATACTCTTCTTGCATCCATTGTGTTTCCCTGTTTCCGCGGCCCTCGCCGGTAGAGCCCGCCATCTTGCCGAACGCGGGCCATACATGCAAGGCGGTCCGTCCGCGCGGGCGGCCGCTCAGGTAGAATTGACGGATCAAGCGGGCGCACGCCGCGTCCATTTAGCAGACTCTCTCCTTCTCGCATGAACACCGAACGCAACGACGCTCCGGCGGTATCCAATTTCATCCGCAACATCATCGACGACGACAACCGCACCGGCAAATGGGGCGGCCGAGTCGAAACGCGCTTCCCGCCCGAGCCGAACGGCTATCTCCACATCGGTCACGCAAAGAGCATCTGCCTGAATTTCAGCGTCGCGGGCGACTACGGCGGCGTGTGCCACCTGCGCTTCGACGATACAAACCCCGAGAAGGAAGACGTCGAATACGTCAACTCGATCATCGACGCGGTCACGTGGCTCGGCTTCGAGTGGAAGAAGGCCGATGACGATCGCGAGTACCTGTTCTACGCGAGCGACTACTACGACAAGCTCTACGCGTTCGCCGAGCTGCTGATCCAGCGCGGCAAGGCCTACGTGGACAGCCAGTCGCCTGACGAGATGCGCGCGAACCGCGGCTCGGCCACGGAGCCCGGCAAGAACTCGCCCTTCCGCGATCGTTCGGTGGACGACAACCTCGACCTGTTCCGCCGCATGAAGGCCGGCGAGTTCAAGGAAGGCGAGCACGTGCTGCGCGCGAAGATCGACATGGCGTCGCCGAACTTCAACATGCGCGACCCGGTGATCTACCGGATTCGCTTCGCGCATCACTACCGCACCGGCGACCAATGGTGCGTGTACCCGATGTACGACTACACGCACTGCATTTCGGATGCGCTCGAGAACATCACGCATTCGCTGTGCACGCTCGAATTCGAAGACCATCGGCCGCTCTACGACTGGATTCTCGAGGAACTCGCCGACGCCGGCGTCTTCACGCGGCCGCTGCCGCAGCAGATCGAATTCTCGCGCCTGAACCTCACCTACGCGATCACGAGCAAGCGCAAGCTGCTGCAGCTCGTCACCGAAGGC comes from Trinickia violacea and encodes:
- a CDS encoding CaiB/BaiF CoA transferase family protein, encoding MGALSHIRVLDLTRVLAGPWCAQTLADFGADVIKIERPGAGDDTRHWGPPYLKTPDGADTQEAAYYLAANRNKRSVTVDIATPEGQKIVRELAAQSDVVLENYKAGQLKKYGLDYASLKEVKPDLVYCSITGFGQTGPHAQRAGYDFIVQGIGGFMSITGERDDLPGGGPQKAGVAIADLMTGMYSTVAVLAALAHRDRTGVGQYIDMALLDVQVAMLANMNANFLASGAPPMRWGNAHPNIVPYQAFQTSDSWIIVAVGNDGQFRKFVEAGNRTELADDVRFATNPERVRHREVLVPIIAEMVRTRSKHEWIERLEAAGVPCGPINNLAEVFEHEQVVARGMQVDLPHPSGATVKLVRNPIRMSETPPQAHSHPPTLGEHTDNVLRRVLGYDDETIAALRGRSVI
- a CDS encoding RBBP9/YdeN family alpha/beta hydrolase; this encodes MDARRVCVLPGYANSGPDHWQSRWEAADPMFVRVSMPDWENAVCEAWCDTLDTVVAASEEDPLLIAAHSLGCLTTVFWATHVATPEQLAKVAGALFVAVPDPTSVSFPSEAHGFANVPFVPLPFPTIVVASSDDPYGSTEFAARCADAWGSRFVNIGPRGHINAESGLGDWEEGRRLLASLVD
- a CDS encoding NUDIX domain-containing protein; the protein is MSDYQFCPRCAKSLIERADVDTDGGLPRRACPDDTCGFVHWNNPVPVVAAIVEYEGKILLARNAAWAEGVFALITGFLENGETPEAGIAREVLEETSLHVETAELIGVYEFIRKNELIIAYHVRAHGEIALSPELLEYRLVEPAKLRPWRAGTGQALGEWMRRRGLPFEFVERPGQ
- the alaS gene encoding alanine--tRNA ligase encodes the protein MKASEIREKFLKFFESKGHTIVRSSSLVPGNDPTLLFTNSGMVQFKDVFLGAESRPYSRATTAQRSVRAGGKHNDLENVGYTARHHTFFEMLGNFSFGDYFKRDAIHYAWELLTGVYQLPKDKLWVTVYQEDDEAYDIWAKEVGVPTERIIRIGDNKGARYASDNFWQMADTGPCGPCSEIFYDHGPDVWGGPPGSPEEDGDRYIEIWNLVFMQFNRDAQGNMTPLPKQCVDTGMGLERIAAVLQHVHSNYEIDLFQALIKAAGRETGVADLSNNSLKVIADHIRACSFLIVDGVIPGNEGRGYVLRRIVRRAIRHGYKLGRKGGFFHKLVADLVAEMGGAYPELKDAEQRVTDVLRQEEERFFETIEHGMSILDAALADLDAKGGKVLDGEIAFKLHDTYGFPLDLTADVCRERGMSVDEPAFDEAMSRQREQARAAGKFKMAQGLEYSGAKTTFHGYEEQVFDDAKVVALYVDGAAVNEVAKGQPAVVVLDHTPFYAESGGQVGDQGLLANASVRFAVVDTLKVQADVVGHHGTLEQGTLKVGDVVKAEIDAIRRARTARNHSATHLMHKALREVLGSHVQQKGSLVDADKTRFDFAHNAPMTDDEIRRVEAIVNQEVLANAPGIVRVMPFDEAVKGGAMALFGEKYGDEVRVLDLGFSRELCGGTHVHRSGDIGLFKIVMEGGVAAGIRRVEAITGDNAVRYVQELDARINAAAAALKAQPAELTQRIAQVQDQVKALEKELGALKSKLASNQGDELAGQAIEVSGVQVLAATLEGADVKTLRETVDKLKDKLKHAAIVLASVEGGKVSLIAGVTPDASKKVKAGELVNFVAQQVGGKGGGRPDMAQAGGTEPANLSKALAGVQGWVASQL
- a CDS encoding glutamine--tRNA ligase/YqeY domain fusion protein; amino-acid sequence: MNTERNDAPAVSNFIRNIIDDDNRTGKWGGRVETRFPPEPNGYLHIGHAKSICLNFSVAGDYGGVCHLRFDDTNPEKEDVEYVNSIIDAVTWLGFEWKKADDDREYLFYASDYYDKLYAFAELLIQRGKAYVDSQSPDEMRANRGSATEPGKNSPFRDRSVDDNLDLFRRMKAGEFKEGEHVLRAKIDMASPNFNMRDPVIYRIRFAHHYRTGDQWCVYPMYDYTHCISDALENITHSLCTLEFEDHRPLYDWILEELADAGVFTRPLPQQIEFSRLNLTYAITSKRKLLQLVTEGHVDGWDDPRMPTIVGVRRRGFTPDGIKLFCERIGVTKVDSWIDMSVFEGALRDDLDDKAPRTAAVLDPLKLIIDNYPADLTEECEAPVHPHHPERGMRKFPISRELWIERDDFTETPPKGYFRLFPGNKVRLRYGYVIECTGVDKDENGNVSAVHCNYYPDSKSGTEGANNYKVKGNIHWVSAAHAVPAEVRIYDRLFKEPQPDAGGRDFLEALNPDSKRVAHAYLEPGAGDAQPEERFQFERHGYFVADRYDTKPGKPVFNRIVGLRDTWGKPA